One segment of Nostoc flagelliforme CCNUN1 DNA contains the following:
- a CDS encoding GNAT family N-acetyltransferase, producing the protein MKIYSQRLCLEPLEPDHAELLFDGLQNARIYDFIEDVPPQSVESLRDRYMVLARRQSPDGTEIWLNWAVWSFVEKCYVGYVQATITVNKSAIIAYVLFPNSWGKGYACEAVTRMINYLVETYQYLDFCAYVDLQNHRSIALLHNLGFVRSTFFQNVESNQDEFKHEVQYRKC; encoded by the coding sequence ATGAAAATCTACTCTCAACGACTCTGTTTAGAACCACTAGAACCGGATCATGCCGAACTGCTTTTTGATGGATTACAGAATGCTAGGATATATGACTTTATCGAAGACGTGCCGCCACAAAGCGTTGAATCGCTCCGCGATCGCTACATGGTGTTGGCGCGTCGTCAATCACCAGATGGAACGGAGATTTGGTTGAATTGGGCTGTCTGGTCTTTTGTAGAGAAATGCTACGTTGGATATGTTCAAGCAACAATTACTGTAAACAAGAGTGCAATCATTGCATATGTGCTTTTTCCTAATTCATGGGGAAAAGGTTATGCATGCGAAGCGGTGACGCGCATGATTAATTATTTAGTTGAGACATACCAATATCTGGATTTTTGTGCTTACGTTGATCTCCAAAATCATCGTTCTATTGCTTTATTGCATAATCTGGGATTTGTACGCTCGACTTTTTTTCAAAATGTTGAGTCTAATCAAGATGAATTTAAACACGAAGTACAGTACCGAAAATGCTAA
- the psaC gene encoding photosystem I iron-sulfur center protein PsaC, with the protein MSHTVKIYDTCIGCTQCVRACPTDVLEMVPWDGCKAAQIASSPRTEDCVGCKRCETACPTDFLSIRVYLGAETTRSMGLAY; encoded by the coding sequence ATGTCTCATACCGTAAAAATCTACGATACCTGCATTGGCTGCACCCAATGCGTCCGCGCTTGCCCTACTGATGTACTGGAGATGGTTCCTTGGGATGGCTGCAAAGCTGCTCAAATTGCCTCTTCACCCCGTACAGAAGACTGCGTGGGCTGTAAGCGCTGCGAAACCGCTTGTCCCACCGACTTTTTGAGCATCCGGGTTTACCTGGGCGCTGAAACAACTCGCAGTATGGGTCTGGCTTACTAA
- a CDS encoding Dethiobiotin synthetase, producing the protein MNYETARKLLIDQTITTEENPDALLTRMKQGKPPVPGQITSILLALKMVFEALKDAKSLDRELALTLYQLSIKAQQLFAAGRKAGVDWPPLLKEDLLRISLASESIFSGTWQTLAPIGLGKF; encoded by the coding sequence ATGAATTACGAAACAGCTCGGAAACTCCTCATAGATCAGACAATCACAACCGAGGAAAACCCAGATGCGCTGTTGACGCGTATGAAACAGGGGAAACCACCGGTACCCGGTCAGATCACCTCAATTTTGTTGGCATTGAAAATGGTGTTTGAAGCCCTCAAAGATGCAAAGAGCCTAGATCGAGAGCTGGCTTTGACCCTTTATCAGTTAAGCATTAAGGCGCAACAACTATTTGCCGCAGGGCGTAAAGCCGGGGTTGATTGGCCGCCACTACTGAAAGAAGATTTGCTACGAATTTCCTTAGCATCTGAAAGTATCTTTTCGGGTACATGGCAAACCCTCGCTCCTATAGGGTTGGGGAAGTTTTAG